Proteins encoded by one window of uncultured Celeribacter sp.:
- the modC gene encoding molybdenum ABC transporter ATP-binding protein, whose protein sequence is MSLRVTLQHQFPGFSLDLDFDVPEGITVLFGRSGSGKSTVLRAIAGIFKPDHARIVLSDRVLCDSETGPCLPPHKRRIGMIFQDARLFPHLTVAQNLAFGRRFSKRDVPQHEVAKMVEMLGIGALLDRHPEGLSGGEQQRVAIGRALLSGAEMILADEPLAALDDARKAEILPYFERLRDEIAIPVLYVSHSPAEVARLATTVIALEAGRVIGQGSAEAVLGNPAVLPVGAKGAGAVIRAKVLAHHPDGLTELSAGGEALFLPHLAADPGAEIRLRIAAHDVILAPERPTGLSALNILTGTIVEMSEAQGPAVLVALQTGAGRVLSRVTTRSVAALGLRVGSGCHAVIKTASMAQDNIA, encoded by the coding sequence ATGAGTTTGCGTGTCACGTTGCAACATCAATTTCCGGGCTTTTCCCTCGATCTCGACTTTGACGTGCCCGAGGGCATCACCGTGCTGTTCGGGCGCTCCGGCTCCGGCAAATCCACTGTGCTGCGGGCCATCGCGGGGATTTTCAAACCGGATCATGCGCGGATCGTGTTGTCGGATCGCGTGCTTTGTGACAGCGAGACCGGGCCTTGCCTGCCGCCGCACAAACGTCGCATCGGCATGATTTTTCAGGACGCGCGGCTGTTCCCGCATCTCACCGTGGCGCAAAATCTCGCCTTCGGGCGGCGGTTTTCCAAACGCGATGTACCACAACATGAGGTTGCGAAGATGGTCGAGATGCTGGGCATCGGCGCGCTTCTGGACCGTCATCCCGAGGGGTTGTCGGGCGGAGAACAACAGCGGGTGGCCATCGGTCGGGCACTTTTGTCGGGGGCGGAAATGATCCTCGCCGATGAACCGCTGGCGGCTCTGGACGATGCACGCAAAGCGGAAATTCTGCCCTATTTCGAACGTTTGCGCGATGAAATTGCGATCCCGGTGCTCTATGTCAGCCACAGCCCCGCCGAAGTGGCGCGTTTGGCCACCACAGTGATTGCGCTCGAAGCCGGTCGTGTGATCGGGCAGGGAAGCGCCGAAGCCGTACTTGGCAATCCTGCCGTTCTGCCGGTCGGAGCGAAAGGGGCAGGGGCGGTGATCCGGGCAAAAGTTCTGGCCCATCACCCGGACGGGTTGACCGAGTTGAGCGCTGGAGGGGAGGCCTTGTTTCTTCCGCATCTGGCGGCAGATCCGGGGGCTGAGATACGCCTGCGGATCGCCGCACATGATGTCATTCTGGCGCCTGAGCGCCCAACGGGGCTTTCCGCACTCAATATTCTAACCGGAACCATCGTAGAGATGTCCGAAGCGCAGGGACCCGCCGTTTTGGTCGCGCTGCAAACCGGGGCGGGCCGGGTGTTGTCACGGGTCACGACGCGATCCGTTGCGGCTTTGGGGCTGCGCGTGGGGAGTGGCTGTCACGCGGTGATCAAAACGGCCTCGATGGCGCAGGACAACATCGCCTGA
- a CDS encoding efflux RND transporter periplasmic adaptor subunit — MRRTLLLTMMLLPGSILVGHPAFSETLTLTPQPLTEWKPVYAEIEPRDQVPARARIGGTITTLDVTEGDLVEAGQRVALIEDTKLLFQIEGLDAQLDAYNSQLEKAQDDLTRGESLSERGVISTSSLQALQTNVTVLEGQITSLQAERQVVSRQIEEGEVLAPEAGVVLDVPVSKGAVIMGGEQVALIGAGGTFLRLGVSERYADRLSEGDTLQILGQISDQTSGQISGPISGQISGADGIAIGTLAKIYPLIQGGRVEADVEVEGLDDRFIGRRVQVQLPVGSHEALLVPQTALSQSGGLDFVQVEIGDQRIERVVVPGNEVMREGVLNVEILSGLSAGDVVVIDHE, encoded by the coding sequence ATGCGCCGCACCCTTTTGCTCACGATGATGCTTCTGCCCGGGTCGATCCTGGTCGGACATCCCGCGTTCTCTGAAACCCTCACGCTCACGCCACAGCCGCTTACCGAATGGAAGCCGGTCTATGCCGAAATCGAGCCCCGCGATCAGGTGCCTGCACGTGCGCGCATCGGCGGCACGATCACCACGCTGGATGTGACCGAGGGTGACCTGGTCGAGGCGGGCCAACGTGTGGCGCTGATCGAAGACACCAAACTTTTGTTCCAGATCGAAGGCCTCGACGCTCAGCTCGACGCCTATAATTCCCAGCTTGAGAAAGCGCAGGACGATCTGACGCGGGGCGAGTCGCTGTCGGAACGGGGCGTGATTTCGACCTCGAGCCTTCAGGCGTTGCAAACCAATGTCACCGTGCTCGAAGGTCAGATCACCTCGCTACAGGCCGAGCGCCAGGTCGTGTCACGCCAGATCGAAGAGGGCGAAGTGCTCGCTCCCGAAGCGGGCGTGGTGCTCGATGTGCCGGTGTCGAAAGGTGCGGTCATCATGGGCGGTGAACAGGTGGCTCTCATTGGTGCGGGCGGCACCTTCCTGCGTCTTGGCGTCTCCGAACGCTACGCGGATCGCCTGAGCGAGGGCGACACGCTCCAGATTCTGGGCCAGATTTCTGACCAAACTTCCGGTCAGATTTCGGGCCCAATTTCAGGCCAAATTTCTGGCGCCGACGGCATCGCAATCGGAACATTGGCGAAAATCTACCCCTTGATCCAAGGCGGCCGTGTCGAAGCCGATGTCGAGGTAGAAGGCCTCGATGATCGTTTCATCGGGCGCCGGGTTCAGGTGCAACTCCCGGTCGGAAGCCATGAGGCGCTTTTGGTGCCGCAAACGGCACTGTCGCAATCTGGCGGGCTCGATTTCGTGCAGGTTGAAATCGGCGATCAACGCATCGAACGCGTTGTCGTTCCGGGCAATGAGGTGATGCGGGAGGGTGTTCTTAACGTCGAAATCCTCAGCGGGCTGAGCGCTGGCGATGTGGTGGTGATTGATCATGAGTAA
- the modB gene encoding molybdate ABC transporter permease subunit: MTSDSGGLGPEEWQAIALSLKVAFWAACASLPFGIFTAYALARWRFPGRQVLNGLVHLPLVLPPVVTGYLLLMTFGTRAPLGAFLQNFGIVFSFRWTGAALAAAIMGFPLMVRAIRLSIEAVNPRLEEAAATLGASPLNVFFRVTLPLSWPGILAGAVLAFAKALGEFGATITFVSNIPGETRTLPSAIYAFLQVPGGESAALRLVLVSLVLAMGALVLSEVLARRMSGGGRS, encoded by the coding sequence GTGACATCGGACAGCGGCGGGTTGGGGCCGGAAGAGTGGCAGGCCATCGCTCTTTCTTTGAAAGTTGCCTTTTGGGCGGCCTGTGCCAGCCTGCCTTTCGGCATTTTCACGGCTTATGCTCTGGCCCGGTGGCGCTTTCCCGGACGTCAGGTGCTCAATGGTCTGGTGCATTTGCCACTGGTGTTGCCGCCTGTGGTCACAGGCTATCTGTTGTTGATGACGTTCGGAACCCGTGCGCCTCTTGGGGCTTTTCTGCAAAACTTCGGCATCGTCTTTTCCTTTCGCTGGACGGGGGCCGCGTTGGCCGCGGCGATCATGGGGTTTCCACTTATGGTGCGCGCCATCCGGCTGTCGATCGAAGCGGTGAACCCGCGCCTTGAAGAGGCCGCCGCAACCTTGGGGGCCTCGCCTCTGAACGTCTTCTTTCGCGTCACCTTGCCCTTGTCATGGCCCGGCATCCTCGCCGGTGCGGTGCTGGCCTTTGCTAAGGCCTTGGGCGAATTCGGCGCAACGATCACATTTGTGTCCAACATTCCGGGCGAGACCCGCACCTTGCCCTCGGCGATCTATGCCTTTTTGCAGGTGCCGGGCGGAGAGAGCGCCGCGTTGCGTCTGGTCCTTGTGTCTCTCGTTTTGGCCATGGGCGCGCTCGTTCTGTCCGAAGTCCTGGCCCGGCGCATGTCGGGGGGAGGGCGCTCATGA